The Gammaproteobacteria bacterium DNA window CGCGAAGCTGAAATCAATCTGAAACATGGGGACACAAAAGGGCGGGAGGCCCCCTCTCGCAAAATAAAAAACCCCGCCGCGGGCTGCCCGCGGCGGGGTTCTGGGATCGGACGACCCGGGCAGGGGCCCGGGCGTACCGCTAGGCGGTCTTGGCGACGGCGTCCTTGACCATCTTCTGCAGCTCACCCTTCTGCAGCAGATCGATGGTGATGTCGCAGCCGCCGATCAGCTCGCCGTTGATGTAGATCTGCGGGAAGGTCGGCCAGTTGGCGTAACGGGGCAGGTTCTGGAACACCTCCGGATCCGCCAGCACGTTTACATAGGCGAACTCCTCGCCACAGGCCGTCAGTGCCTGGGAGGCACGGCTGGAGAAGCCGCACTGCGGCATCTGCGGGGTACCCTTCATGAAGATCACCACCGAATTACCCTCGACCGCCTCTTTGATCCTGTCCATCACGTCCATATTCGCTACCCCTCGTCTGTCACGTCGCCGCCGCGCGGCCTGAGAAAATGATGCCCAGTCTACTGCCCGGGACAGCGGGAATAAAGTCCAGCGGCTGTGGGGGAGTGGAGAATGGAGAGTGAGGCGTGAGGCGTGAGGCGTGAGGTGTGAGGTGTGAGGTGTGAGGAGTGGAAACCCCCTCATGGCCACGGAAGCACACGGAAGCACACGGAAGCACACGGAAGAACACGGAAGAACACGGAAGAACACGGAAAAAGACGATTGCAAAAACCCAATGATCAGGCCGCGCGATAGCTATCTGGGCTTTAATCTTCTTAATTTTCCGTGTATTTCCGTGTGCTTCCGTGGCCAACAAGGGTTTTGTCTTTTACGTCTCACTCCTCACGCCTCACGCCTCACTCCCCATCCACATTGCGCTGCAGCCAGTACTCCAGCAGCGCCAGGTGCCAGAGCTTGCTACCCAGGATACGGGTGTGCTGGCCTTCGGGGTCGGCCAGCAGGCGTTCGACGTAGCGGCGTTGATAAATTCCGCGCTGGCGGCAGGCGGTGGAATCCAGGATGTCGTGCATGAAGTCGAGGAACTCACCGCGTACATATTTGAGTGCAGGTACCGGGAAATAACCCTTGGGCCGGTCGATCACCGCATCCGGGACGATGCCGCGGGCAATGCGCTTGAGCACATGTTTGCCCCCGGAGCCGAGCTTGTACTCGGGCGGCATGCGCGCGGCCAGTTCGACCAGTTGATGATCGAGAAAGGGCACGCGCGCCTCCAGGCCCCAGGCCATGGTCATGTTATCCACGCGCTTGACCGGGTCGTCGACGACCAGCGTGGTGACGTCCAGGCGCAGCACACGGTCGATGTAGTCGTCGGCATCCGGCTCAGCCAGGCGGGCGGCAACGGCGGCGGCGGTGTAGTCCGGACCCTGCAGCCCGGGTTCGATCATATCCGCGAACTCGGCGTGGTCACGGTCGAAGTAATGCACACGGAAGCGGTCGAGGTCGCTGCCGGTCTCCGCCACCATGCGCGGATACCAGAAATAGCCGCCGAACACCTCATCGGCGCCCTGGCCGCTCTGCACCACCTTCACCGACTTCGACACCTGCTCGGACAGCAGGTAAAAGGCGACCGCGTCCTGGGCGAACATCGGCTCGGCCATATTGTCCACCGCCTCGGGCAGACGCTTGAGCACTTCGTCGTTGGGGATATGGTATTTGTGATGGCGCGTCGCATAGCGCGCGACGACCTGATCGGAATACTCGAATTCGCTGCCCTTCTCCTCCGGATGGTCCTCGAAACCCACCGAAAAGGTCAGCAGATCCTTGACGCCGGCCTCGGCGAGCAGCGCCACCAGCAGACTGGAATCCAGCCCGCCCGACAAGAGTACACCGACCGGCACGTCGGCGATCTGGATGCGCTTGCGCACCGCCTCGCGCAGCGCGGCGTGGATCGCCTCGGTCCATTCGCCTTCGCTCAGCGCGTGCCCGGGGCGGGTCGCCTGCAGCCGCCAGTAGCGGCGCAGGGTGCGGCGGCCGTCGACCTCGACGGTCAGGGTGTGCCCGGGCGCGAGCTTGCGGATGCCACGCAGGATGGTGCGCGGCGCGGGGATCACCGCATGCAGAGTGAACTGGTGATGCAGCGCCACCGGGTCGATGCCGGTGTTCACGTCGCCGGCGACCAACAATGCCTGGCTGCTGGAGGCGAAGCGGAACCGGCCGCGTGCGTGATTGTAGTACAGCGGTTTGATACCGAAACGGTCGCGCGCCAGGAACAGGCGTTGGCGCTCACCGTCCCAGATCGCGAAGGCGAACATCCCGTGCAGGCGGTCGACGCAGCGCTCGCCCCATTCGGCATAGGCCTTGAGGATGACCTCGGTGTCGCCGCTGGAGGAGAACTGGTGCCCACGTGCGCGCAGTTCCTCGCGCAGCTCCGGATAGTTGTAGATGGTGCCGTTGAACACCAGCGCGAGATCGAGTTTCTGGTCGACCAACGGTTGGTTGGAGTGCGACGACAGATCGATCACCGCCAGCCGCCGGTGCCCGAAGGCCAGCGGCCCGGCCGTGAAACTGCCCTCGTGATCGGGACCGCGCCGCGCCAGGCGCGCGGTCATGCGCGCCAGCACCCCCGGATCGGGCGACCGGCCATCGAAGCGCAATTCACCGCAGATACCGCACATGGGTGTCAGTGAGGAGTGAGGCGTGAGGCGTGAGGCGTGAAATCCGATAATGGCCACGGAACCACACGGAAACACACGGAAAGAATCTTGTGCTGAAAAATCCGGACAGGACGGCGTCGCCTTTGCAGCAGTTCGAAAGAGCCGCCTCCCGGTGTCTTACAAACGATTGGCCGTAGGGTGCGTCGAGGCGCAGCCTGACGCACCAAAACCCCGCACCGCGGTGCGTCGCTGACGCCGACGCACCCTACCCGGGATTTTGCCATAAGCATTCTTTCCGTGTTTTCCGTGTGTTTCCGTGGCCGAAATCCTTTCTTTTCACGCCTCACGCCTCACTCCTCACCCACCCACGGTGAGCTTGGAGACCACCTGTTTCACGCCCTTGACGTTGCGTGCGATCTCCACCGCCCGCTGTGCGACCGCCTGGCTCGAGACCTTGCCGTAGAGCGTCACCACGCCACGGTAGGTGTCGACGTTGATGGCGAGCGCGCTGACCTGCTTGTCCTGCACGTAGCGGGTGTTGATGGTCGAGGTGATGGTGGTGTCGGAACTGATCTCGCCGACGCTGCGTTCGTCCTTGCCGACATAGTAGCCGCCGGCCGCCGCGCCGCCCACCACCGCCGCCGCACACCCGGCGAGCAGCCACACGCTGGCAGCGATCAGCACTGCCTGAACGAATCGTTTCATAATGTTCCACTCCCTCCATGACATTTTTGCTGGGCGCATTATGCGGGCGTGTGCGGCCGCCCGCCAGCGCCTGACCCGCGGCCAATCAAGGCCTGGCCCACAACACCGCAGGGCGCGCGGCGCGCATCCCGGATATTGACATATTGCAATGTTTGAACGCCTGGCCTATTCTCCCGCTCCTCAAGAAAAACAGCTAGATATTGACTAAACCACGCGAATACAAGCGTTTTTCCAACACCCTTTCTGCTGCAGAGGACCGACTCCATGAACCCGCTCAAGTCCATTCCCGGCACCATTATCTCCGGTTTCGTGCTGGCCGTGATTCTCGTCTTCGTACTCGGCCCGGGCGGCGCCTTCAACCCCTGGGAGTTCTGGGTATGGATGCACGTGCTCGCCGGCATCACCTGGATCGGCCTGCTCTACTACTTCAACTTCGTGCAGGTGCCGGCCGTCGGCCAGGCCCTGGCCGAGGCCGGCAGCGGTGGCCCCGGCGCCGCGGCCATCAACAAGTACGTCGCCCCGCGCGCCCTGCTGTGGTTCCGCTGGGGTGCCCTGGCGACCTGGATCACCGGTGCAATGGCACTGGAATACATGGCCAAAAGCATGGCCGGCGCAGGCTCCGGCATCGTCGCCGCCTTCACCTTCGCTGACAACTTCGAGCTCATCGGCATGGGCGCCTGGCTGGGTACCATCATGCTGTTCAACGTCTGGGTGCTGATCTGGCCGAACCAGAAGAAGATCCTCGGCATCGTCCAGGCCAGCGCCGAGGAGATCGGCAAGGCCAAGGTGGTGGCGCTGATGGCCTCGCGGACCAACACTCTGCTGTCGATCCCGATGCTCCTCGGCATGACCGGCCACATGCACGGCATGCCATTCTGACGGCTGTCTGGATAGCCTGCGCGGGGTAACCCGCGCAGGCGCAATGAAGCCCGGCCCCGCGCCGGGCTTTTTGCTTTTACCCGGCGCGGGTCGGGCAGATTTGCGCGGCGACCGACGCCTGGATAGAATCGGCTCTTTCCGGCGGCTCCAGGGGCCTGTCGGACCTGGGCGATCGTAGTGGGCCGCTCTCCCGCCGGCGC harbors:
- a CDS encoding BON domain-containing protein — its product is MKRFVQAVLIAASVWLLAGCAAAVVGGAAAGGYYVGKDERSVGEISSDTTITSTINTRYVQDKQVSALAINVDTYRGVVTLYGKVSSQAVAQRAVEIARNVKGVKQVVSKLTVGG
- the grxD gene encoding Grx4 family monothiol glutaredoxin, which produces MDVMDRIKEAVEGNSVVIFMKGTPQMPQCGFSSRASQALTACGEEFAYVNVLADPEVFQNLPRYANWPTFPQIYINGELIGGCDITIDLLQKGELQKMVKDAVAKTA
- a CDS encoding urate hydroxylase PuuD, which codes for MNPLKSIPGTIISGFVLAVILVFVLGPGGAFNPWEFWVWMHVLAGITWIGLLYYFNFVQVPAVGQALAEAGSGGPGAAAINKYVAPRALLWFRWGALATWITGAMALEYMAKSMAGAGSGIVAAFTFADNFELIGMGAWLGTIMLFNVWVLIWPNQKKILGIVQASAEEIGKAKVVALMASRTNTLLSIPMLLGMTGHMHGMPF
- a CDS encoding N-acetylglutaminylglutamine amidotransferase, giving the protein MCGICGELRFDGRSPDPGVLARMTARLARRGPDHEGSFTAGPLAFGHRRLAVIDLSSHSNQPLVDQKLDLALVFNGTIYNYPELREELRARGHQFSSSGDTEVILKAYAEWGERCVDRLHGMFAFAIWDGERQRLFLARDRFGIKPLYYNHARGRFRFASSSQALLVAGDVNTGIDPVALHHQFTLHAVIPAPRTILRGIRKLAPGHTLTVEVDGRRTLRRYWRLQATRPGHALSEGEWTEAIHAALREAVRKRIQIADVPVGVLLSGGLDSSLLVALLAEAGVKDLLTFSVGFEDHPEEKGSEFEYSDQVVARYATRHHKYHIPNDEVLKRLPEAVDNMAEPMFAQDAVAFYLLSEQVSKSVKVVQSGQGADEVFGGYFWYPRMVAETGSDLDRFRVHYFDRDHAEFADMIEPGLQGPDYTAAAVAARLAEPDADDYIDRVLRLDVTTLVVDDPVKRVDNMTMAWGLEARVPFLDHQLVELAARMPPEYKLGSGGKHVLKRIARGIVPDAVIDRPKGYFPVPALKYVRGEFLDFMHDILDSTACRQRGIYQRRYVERLLADPEGQHTRILGSKLWHLALLEYWLQRNVDGE